A region of Paralichthys olivaceus isolate ysfri-2021 chromosome 24, ASM2471397v2, whole genome shotgun sequence DNA encodes the following proteins:
- the pln1 gene encoding cardiac phospholamban, which produces MERVQHMTKSAIRRASQIEVTPQAKRNLQELFVNFTLILICLLLIYIIVLLSS; this is translated from the coding sequence ATGGAGCGCGTGCAGCACATGACCAAGTCGGCCATCCGCCGAGCATCTCAGATCGAGGTGACCCCGCAGGCCAAGAGGAACCTGCAGGAGCTGTTCGTCAACTTCACCCTCATCCTCATCTGTCTGCTCCTCATTTACATCATCGTCCTGCTGAGCAGCTGA
- the LOC109640107 gene encoding protein FAM184A-like isoform X2, with translation MATGAAGWQPPYSTSTSGSSTKYTPSPTSSMFYDGSLTLEYTQDLHLKMSKKIAQLTKVIYALNTKNDEHEEEIESLKEAHEDEVQHIVTETRDKIMQYKSKMVDEADLRRRLASLEESVDLHEHMKRQALAEFEMYRQRMEDSQLCTEAQHTQRVVSMSREVEEMRRDFEEKLRSFSQAQAQFEADKRRALEELRTTHRQEVEEILNNQQNQSATSTEDQEKLAELHRQEVEALMERVEEITKDKVRLVEEYEAKLAKAQEYYERELEAMRRTHQLTTENLLAWKRTEVELRKEFQAQDAALQRSLSKLRSELQKAQEEARENRDKTNRLQTSLANAEGTIKNLHKQLEEAIQDGEIWVMQLKDTEYELEGSRERVQQQATEILHKASQIGSLQATQMSHEATIRNLDQEQSRLKEKISRLEEEREALLNQSQAANEQHKQQVVKLEQSLREEHQGFEKELSRLRAHYEEETLRYREAQVRALEEMEEKHQAMREEAQQEKEEEKNLLMTKMSQEFEIKRLSLEEQRDRLQQQLDNLKEELSAKLNMANQEVSHFQELVREGQQNLGSAQTQISCLKETQEKLRVELDATRARVRETSNLLTDLQEEIETQKQQHEARVMSIRTEEKQKMDKMADDLDQRWRDALREEVRLLKEELTEEYESDKQAAVTQLSQQKELEMMAAREGWQRKVEDLLEQISLLKQSLELQLSQSQSALQQLQSQFNQERELLSQQLKEMQREHQRREHRLQEAHCCALSTMEEARQHQIRALEERLKQEQREEVHALKEAHRRTFDILRQQSDQELQTLRFELEDEGKAKLASLRAELNHLHATAIEHVKQIHLKENSVAKRELEKAMEHSHQQSFSLHVFFLQEQELLVRMSDLQSEVCSRSNRITDLDHEIHSLNETIDTLTRELELKGKEVLRVRSEANHQIRAHEQDFAKRHERELGELSILHHRETQIMLADFNKAQEVLKDKITALQILLEGTEEKLRNRESRPEDLHLIAELREMVTEREALVKKLVDDKKFYQLELVNRETGFNKVFNSSANVGVINPLIKHHPPLPPPPPPYPHPPHHLAPPHPQGAPGQQSFRSLPEANAATPSDPRQTEAGESKEHDAKEEEPQYFTF, from the exons AGAAGCTCACGAGGACGAG GTCCAACACATTGTGACAGAGACCAGAGACAAAATCATGCAGTACAAGAGCAAGATGGTGGACGAGGCGGACCTGCGGCGGCGGCTGGCCAGTCTGGAGGAATCCGTGGACCTTCACGAACACATGAAGAGACAG GCTTTAGCTGAGTTTGAGATGTACAGACAGAGAATGGAGGACTCCCAGCTCTGCACCGAGGCccagcacacacagagagtggtTTCTATGAGCAGAGAG GTGGAGGAGATGCGTCGGGATTTTGAGGAGAAGCTGCGGTCGTTCAGCCAGGCTCAGGCCCAGTTTGAGGCTGATAAGCGGCGAGCGCTGGAGGAGCTGAGAACCACCCACcgccaggaggtggaggaaatcCTCAACAACCAGCAGAACCAGAGCGCCACCTCCACTGAAGACCAGGAGAAACTGGCCGAGCTCCATAGACAAGAG gTGGAGGCGTTGATGGAGAGGGTGGAGGAGATAACGAAGGACAAGGTCCGTCTGGTGGAGGAGTACGAAGCCAAGCTGGCGAAGGCTCAGGAGTATTACGAGCGAGAGCTGGAGGCCATGAGGAGGACGCACCAGCTCACTACTGAGAACCTGCTGGCCTGGAAAAGGACGGAG GTCGAGCTCCGTAAAGAGTTCCAGGCCCAGGATGCGGCGCTGCAGCGCTCACTGTCAAAGCTTAGGAGTGAGCTCCAGAAAGCTCAGGAGGAGGCAAGGGAGAACCGAGACAAGACCAACAGGCTGCAGACGTCACTGGCCAACGCTGAGGGAACAAtcaag AACCTGCACAAGCAGCTGGAAGAAGCCATCCAGGACGGAGAGATCTGGGTGATGCAGCTGAAGGACACTGAGTATGAACTCGAGGGCAGCAGGGAGCGAGTGCAACAGCAGGCAACTGAAATCCTCCACAAAGCCA GTCAGATCGGCTCATTGCAGGCCACCCAGATGTCCCACGAGGCAACCATCAGGAACCTGGACCAGGAGCAGAGTCGGCTGAAGGAGAAGATCAgccggctggaggaggagagggaggcgcTGCTCAACCAGAGCCAAGCTGCTAACGAACAGCACAAACAACAAGTGGTCAAACTAGAGCAg tctcTGCGCGAGGAGCACCAGGGCTTTGAGAAGGAGCTCTCCAGACTCAGGGCGCACTACGAGGAGGAGACGCTGCGCTACAGGGAGGCGCAGGTCCGAGcgctggaggagatggaggagaagcacCAGGCCATGAGGGAGGAAGCccagcaggagaaggaggaggagaagaatcTCCTCATGACG AAAATGAGTCAGGAGTTTGAGATCAAGCGTTTGTCGCTGGAGGAGCAGCGGGACCGTCTCCAGCAGCAACTGGACAACCTGAAGGAGGAGCTCTCGGCCAAACTCAACATGGCCAACCAGGAG GTGTCCCACTTCCAGGAGCTGGTGAGGGAGGGGCAGCAGAACCTGGGCTCGGCTCAGACGcagatcagctgtttgaagGAGACTCAGGAGAAACTCAGGGTAGAACTGGATGCGACCAGAGCCCGAGTCCGAGAGACCAGTAACCTGCTCACTGACCTACAG gaggAGATCGAGACTCAGAAACAGCAGCATGAGGCCCGAGTGATGTCCAtcagaacagaggagaaacagaagatGGACAAGATGGCAGACGACCTGGaccagagatggagggatgcaCTGcg GGAAGAGGTGCGTCTGCTAAAGGAGGAGCTGACCGAGGAGTACGAATCCGACAAGCAGGCGGCGGTGACTCAGCTCTCCCAGCAGAAAGAGCTGGAGATGATGGCGGCAAGAGAGGGCTGGCAGAGGAAGGTGGAGGACCTGCTGGAACAg ATCTCTCTATTGAAACAGTCCCTGGAGCTGCAGTTGTCTCAGTCGCAGTCGgctctccagcagctgcagtctcaGTTCAACCaggagagagagctgctgaGCCAACAACTCAAAG agatgCAGAGGGAGCATCAGAGGAGAGAGCATCGATTACAGGAGGCTCACTGCTGCGCCCTCAGCACCATGGAGGAGGCCCGGCAACACCAGATCAgg GCACTGGAGGAGCgtctgaagcaggagcagagggaggaggtcCACGCTCTGAAGGAGGCCCACAGGAGGACGTTTGACATCCTGAGACAGCAGTCCGACCAGGAGCTGCAGACGCTGCGATTTGAACTTGAGGACGAGGGGAAAGCCAAGCTGG CGTCTCTCCGCGCAGAGCTGAACCACCTCCACGCTACGGCCATCGAGCATGTAAAGCAGATTCACCTCAAAGAAAACAGCGTTGCCAAACGGGAGCTAGAGAAGGCCATGGAGCACAGCCACCAGCAG tcattttctctccatgtcttttttctccaggaACAAGAGCTCCTGGTCCGCATGTCAGACCTACAGTCGGAGGTGTGTTCCCGTAGCAACCGCATCACCGATCTGGACCACGAGATCCATTCTCTGAATGAGACCATCGACACTCTGACCAGAGAGCTGGAGCTGAAGGGCAAAGAGGTTCTGCGGGTCCGCAGCGAGGCGAACCATCAGATTAG GGCCCACGAACAAGACTTTGCAAAGAGACACGAGAGGGAGCTGGGGGAGCTGAGCATCCTccatcacagagaaacacaaatcatGCTGGCCGACTTCAACAAGGCCCAGGAGGTGCTGAAAGACAAGATTACTGCTCTGCAAATACT GTTGGAGGGGACGGAGGAGAAGCTGAGGAACAGAGAGAGTCGACCGGAGGACCTGCATCTCATAGCAGAGCTCAGAGAGATGGTCACCGAGAGAGAAGCTCTGGTTAAAAAGCTGGTG GATGATAAGAAGTTCTACCAGCTGGAGCTGGTCAACAGAGAGACGGGCTTCAACAAGGTGTTCAACTCCAGTGCCAACGTCGGTGTCATCAACCCACTAATCAAG catcatccccctcttcctcctcctcctcctccctatCCTCATCCTCCGCATCATCTcgctcctcctcatcctcagggAGCCCCGGGGCAGCAGAGCTTTAGGAG CCTTCCTGAGGCCAACGCTGCGACACCATCAGACCCgaggcagacagaggcaggggaGAGCAAAGAACATGATGCAAAAGAAGAGGAGCCTCAGTACTTCACTTTCTGA
- the LOC109640107 gene encoding protein FAM184A-like isoform X1, whose protein sequence is MATGAAGWQPPYSTSTSGSSTKYTPSPTSSMFYDGSLTLEYTQDLHLKMSKKIAQLTKVIYALNTKNDEHEEEIESLKEAHEDEVQHIVTETRDKIMQYKSKMVDEADLRRRLASLEESVDLHEHMKRQALAEFEMYRQRMEDSQLCTEAQHTQRVVSMSREVEEMRRDFEEKLRSFSQAQAQFEADKRRALEELRTTHRQEVEEILNNQQNQSATSTEDQEKLAELHRQEVEALMERVEEITKDKVRLVEEYEAKLAKAQEYYERELEAMRRTHQLTTENLLAWKRTEVELRKEFQAQDAALQRSLSKLRSELQKAQEEARENRDKTNRLQTSLANAEGTIKNLHKQLEEAIQDGEIWVMQLKDTEYELEGSRERVQQQATEILHKASQIGSLQATQMSHEATIRNLDQEQSRLKEKISRLEEEREALLNQSQAANEQHKQQVVKLEQSLREEHQGFEKELSRLRAHYEEETLRYREAQVRALEEMEEKHQAMREEAQQEKEEEKNLLMTKMSQEFEIKRLSLEEQRDRLQQQLDNLKEELSAKLNMANQEVSHFQELVREGQQNLGSAQTQISCLKETQEKLRVELDATRARVRETSNLLTDLQEEIETQKQQHEARVMSIRTEEKQKMDKMADDLDQRWRDALREEVRLLKEELTEEYESDKQAAVTQLSQQKELEMMAAREGWQRKVEDLLEQISLLKQSLELQLSQSQSALQQLQSQFNQERELLSQQLKEMQREHQRREHRLQEAHCCALSTMEEARQHQIRALEERLKQEQREEVHALKEAHRRTFDILRQQSDQELQTLRFELEDEGKAKLASLRAELNHLHATAIEHVKQIHLKENSVAKRELEKAMEHSHQQEQELLVRMSDLQSEVCSRSNRITDLDHEIHSLNETIDTLTRELELKGKEVLRVRSEANHQIRAHEQDFAKRHERELGELSILHHRETQIMLADFNKAQEVLKDKITALQILLEGTEEKLRNRESRPEDLHLIAELREMVTEREALVKKLVDDKKFYQLELVNRETGFNKVFNSSANVGVINPLIKLKTGSQSEHRLASFPNQSALRFISPPTVTREGQGEEVEEVGSGGGFAPPLSPLRRSLPRFRKAPPLFNSLPPLPQHHPPLPPPPPPYPHPPHHLAPPHPQGAPGQQSFRSLPEANAATPSDPRQTEAGESKEHDAKEEEPQYFTF, encoded by the exons AGAAGCTCACGAGGACGAG GTCCAACACATTGTGACAGAGACCAGAGACAAAATCATGCAGTACAAGAGCAAGATGGTGGACGAGGCGGACCTGCGGCGGCGGCTGGCCAGTCTGGAGGAATCCGTGGACCTTCACGAACACATGAAGAGACAG GCTTTAGCTGAGTTTGAGATGTACAGACAGAGAATGGAGGACTCCCAGCTCTGCACCGAGGCccagcacacacagagagtggtTTCTATGAGCAGAGAG GTGGAGGAGATGCGTCGGGATTTTGAGGAGAAGCTGCGGTCGTTCAGCCAGGCTCAGGCCCAGTTTGAGGCTGATAAGCGGCGAGCGCTGGAGGAGCTGAGAACCACCCACcgccaggaggtggaggaaatcCTCAACAACCAGCAGAACCAGAGCGCCACCTCCACTGAAGACCAGGAGAAACTGGCCGAGCTCCATAGACAAGAG gTGGAGGCGTTGATGGAGAGGGTGGAGGAGATAACGAAGGACAAGGTCCGTCTGGTGGAGGAGTACGAAGCCAAGCTGGCGAAGGCTCAGGAGTATTACGAGCGAGAGCTGGAGGCCATGAGGAGGACGCACCAGCTCACTACTGAGAACCTGCTGGCCTGGAAAAGGACGGAG GTCGAGCTCCGTAAAGAGTTCCAGGCCCAGGATGCGGCGCTGCAGCGCTCACTGTCAAAGCTTAGGAGTGAGCTCCAGAAAGCTCAGGAGGAGGCAAGGGAGAACCGAGACAAGACCAACAGGCTGCAGACGTCACTGGCCAACGCTGAGGGAACAAtcaag AACCTGCACAAGCAGCTGGAAGAAGCCATCCAGGACGGAGAGATCTGGGTGATGCAGCTGAAGGACACTGAGTATGAACTCGAGGGCAGCAGGGAGCGAGTGCAACAGCAGGCAACTGAAATCCTCCACAAAGCCA GTCAGATCGGCTCATTGCAGGCCACCCAGATGTCCCACGAGGCAACCATCAGGAACCTGGACCAGGAGCAGAGTCGGCTGAAGGAGAAGATCAgccggctggaggaggagagggaggcgcTGCTCAACCAGAGCCAAGCTGCTAACGAACAGCACAAACAACAAGTGGTCAAACTAGAGCAg tctcTGCGCGAGGAGCACCAGGGCTTTGAGAAGGAGCTCTCCAGACTCAGGGCGCACTACGAGGAGGAGACGCTGCGCTACAGGGAGGCGCAGGTCCGAGcgctggaggagatggaggagaagcacCAGGCCATGAGGGAGGAAGCccagcaggagaaggaggaggagaagaatcTCCTCATGACG AAAATGAGTCAGGAGTTTGAGATCAAGCGTTTGTCGCTGGAGGAGCAGCGGGACCGTCTCCAGCAGCAACTGGACAACCTGAAGGAGGAGCTCTCGGCCAAACTCAACATGGCCAACCAGGAG GTGTCCCACTTCCAGGAGCTGGTGAGGGAGGGGCAGCAGAACCTGGGCTCGGCTCAGACGcagatcagctgtttgaagGAGACTCAGGAGAAACTCAGGGTAGAACTGGATGCGACCAGAGCCCGAGTCCGAGAGACCAGTAACCTGCTCACTGACCTACAG gaggAGATCGAGACTCAGAAACAGCAGCATGAGGCCCGAGTGATGTCCAtcagaacagaggagaaacagaagatGGACAAGATGGCAGACGACCTGGaccagagatggagggatgcaCTGcg GGAAGAGGTGCGTCTGCTAAAGGAGGAGCTGACCGAGGAGTACGAATCCGACAAGCAGGCGGCGGTGACTCAGCTCTCCCAGCAGAAAGAGCTGGAGATGATGGCGGCAAGAGAGGGCTGGCAGAGGAAGGTGGAGGACCTGCTGGAACAg ATCTCTCTATTGAAACAGTCCCTGGAGCTGCAGTTGTCTCAGTCGCAGTCGgctctccagcagctgcagtctcaGTTCAACCaggagagagagctgctgaGCCAACAACTCAAAG agatgCAGAGGGAGCATCAGAGGAGAGAGCATCGATTACAGGAGGCTCACTGCTGCGCCCTCAGCACCATGGAGGAGGCCCGGCAACACCAGATCAgg GCACTGGAGGAGCgtctgaagcaggagcagagggaggaggtcCACGCTCTGAAGGAGGCCCACAGGAGGACGTTTGACATCCTGAGACAGCAGTCCGACCAGGAGCTGCAGACGCTGCGATTTGAACTTGAGGACGAGGGGAAAGCCAAGCTGG CGTCTCTCCGCGCAGAGCTGAACCACCTCCACGCTACGGCCATCGAGCATGTAAAGCAGATTCACCTCAAAGAAAACAGCGTTGCCAAACGGGAGCTAGAGAAGGCCATGGAGCACAGCCACCAGCAG gaACAAGAGCTCCTGGTCCGCATGTCAGACCTACAGTCGGAGGTGTGTTCCCGTAGCAACCGCATCACCGATCTGGACCACGAGATCCATTCTCTGAATGAGACCATCGACACTCTGACCAGAGAGCTGGAGCTGAAGGGCAAAGAGGTTCTGCGGGTCCGCAGCGAGGCGAACCATCAGATTAG GGCCCACGAACAAGACTTTGCAAAGAGACACGAGAGGGAGCTGGGGGAGCTGAGCATCCTccatcacagagaaacacaaatcatGCTGGCCGACTTCAACAAGGCCCAGGAGGTGCTGAAAGACAAGATTACTGCTCTGCAAATACT GTTGGAGGGGACGGAGGAGAAGCTGAGGAACAGAGAGAGTCGACCGGAGGACCTGCATCTCATAGCAGAGCTCAGAGAGATGGTCACCGAGAGAGAAGCTCTGGTTAAAAAGCTGGTG GATGATAAGAAGTTCTACCAGCTGGAGCTGGTCAACAGAGAGACGGGCTTCAACAAGGTGTTCAACTCCAGTGCCAACGTCGGTGTCATCAACCCACTAATCAAG TTAAAAACAGGCAGCCAATCAGAACACCGTCTCGCCAGCTTCCCTAACCAGTCAGCTCTCCGATTCATCAGCCCCCCCACCGTGACTCGTGAAGGACAGggcgaggaggtggaggaggtagGATCAGGAGGAGGGTTTGCGCCTCCGCTCTCCCCCCTCCGGCGGTCCCTCCCCCGATTTAGGAAAGCCCCACCACTGTTCaactctcttcctcctcttcctcagcatcatccccctcttcctcctcctcctcctccctatCCTCATCCTCCGCATCATCTcgctcctcctcatcctcagggAGCCCCGGGGCAGCAGAGCTTTAGGAG CCTTCCTGAGGCCAACGCTGCGACACCATCAGACCCgaggcagacagaggcaggggaGAGCAAAGAACATGATGCAAAAGAAGAGGAGCCTCAGTACTTCACTTTCTGA
- the LOC109640107 gene encoding protein FAM184A-like isoform X3: MATGAAGWQPPYSTSTSGSSTKYTPSPTSSMFYDGSLTLEYTQDLHLKMSKKIAQLTKVIYALNTKNDEHEEEIESLKEAHEDEVQHIVTETRDKIMQYKSKMVDEADLRRRLASLEESVDLHEHMKRQALAEFEMYRQRMEDSQLCTEAQHTQRVVSMSREVEEMRRDFEEKLRSFSQAQAQFEADKRRALEELRTTHRQEVEEILNNQQNQSATSTEDQEKLAELHRQEVEALMERVEEITKDKVRLVEEYEAKLAKAQEYYERELEAMRRTHQLTTENLLAWKRTEVELRKEFQAQDAALQRSLSKLRSELQKAQEEARENRDKTNRLQTSLANAEGTIKNLHKQLEEAIQDGEIWVMQLKDTEYELEGSRERVQQQATEILHKASQIGSLQATQMSHEATIRNLDQEQSRLKEKISRLEEEREALLNQSQAANEQHKQQVVKLEQSLREEHQGFEKELSRLRAHYEEETLRYREAQVRALEEMEEKHQAMREEAQQEKEEEKNLLMTKMSQEFEIKRLSLEEQRDRLQQQLDNLKEELSAKLNMANQEVSHFQELVREGQQNLGSAQTQISCLKETQEKLRVELDATRARVRETSNLLTDLQEEIETQKQQHEARVMSIRTEEKQKMDKMADDLDQRWRDALREEVRLLKEELTEEYESDKQAAVTQLSQQKELEMMAAREGWQRKVEDLLEQISLLKQSLELQLSQSQSALQQLQSQFNQERELLSQQLKEMQREHQRREHRLQEAHCCALSTMEEARQHQIRALEERLKQEQREEVHALKEAHRRTFDILRQQSDQELQTLRFELEDEGKAKLASLRAELNHLHATAIEHVKQIHLKENSVAKRELEKAMEHSHQQSFSLHVFFLQEQELLVRMSDLQSEVCSRSNRITDLDHEIHSLNETIDTLTRELELKGKEVLRVRSEANHQIRAHEQDFAKRHERELGELSILHHRETQIMLADFNKAQEVLKDKITALQILLEGTEEKLRNRESRPEDLHLIAELREMVTEREALVKKLVDDKKFYQLELVNRETGFNKVFNSSANVGVINPLIKPS; the protein is encoded by the exons AGAAGCTCACGAGGACGAG GTCCAACACATTGTGACAGAGACCAGAGACAAAATCATGCAGTACAAGAGCAAGATGGTGGACGAGGCGGACCTGCGGCGGCGGCTGGCCAGTCTGGAGGAATCCGTGGACCTTCACGAACACATGAAGAGACAG GCTTTAGCTGAGTTTGAGATGTACAGACAGAGAATGGAGGACTCCCAGCTCTGCACCGAGGCccagcacacacagagagtggtTTCTATGAGCAGAGAG GTGGAGGAGATGCGTCGGGATTTTGAGGAGAAGCTGCGGTCGTTCAGCCAGGCTCAGGCCCAGTTTGAGGCTGATAAGCGGCGAGCGCTGGAGGAGCTGAGAACCACCCACcgccaggaggtggaggaaatcCTCAACAACCAGCAGAACCAGAGCGCCACCTCCACTGAAGACCAGGAGAAACTGGCCGAGCTCCATAGACAAGAG gTGGAGGCGTTGATGGAGAGGGTGGAGGAGATAACGAAGGACAAGGTCCGTCTGGTGGAGGAGTACGAAGCCAAGCTGGCGAAGGCTCAGGAGTATTACGAGCGAGAGCTGGAGGCCATGAGGAGGACGCACCAGCTCACTACTGAGAACCTGCTGGCCTGGAAAAGGACGGAG GTCGAGCTCCGTAAAGAGTTCCAGGCCCAGGATGCGGCGCTGCAGCGCTCACTGTCAAAGCTTAGGAGTGAGCTCCAGAAAGCTCAGGAGGAGGCAAGGGAGAACCGAGACAAGACCAACAGGCTGCAGACGTCACTGGCCAACGCTGAGGGAACAAtcaag AACCTGCACAAGCAGCTGGAAGAAGCCATCCAGGACGGAGAGATCTGGGTGATGCAGCTGAAGGACACTGAGTATGAACTCGAGGGCAGCAGGGAGCGAGTGCAACAGCAGGCAACTGAAATCCTCCACAAAGCCA GTCAGATCGGCTCATTGCAGGCCACCCAGATGTCCCACGAGGCAACCATCAGGAACCTGGACCAGGAGCAGAGTCGGCTGAAGGAGAAGATCAgccggctggaggaggagagggaggcgcTGCTCAACCAGAGCCAAGCTGCTAACGAACAGCACAAACAACAAGTGGTCAAACTAGAGCAg tctcTGCGCGAGGAGCACCAGGGCTTTGAGAAGGAGCTCTCCAGACTCAGGGCGCACTACGAGGAGGAGACGCTGCGCTACAGGGAGGCGCAGGTCCGAGcgctggaggagatggaggagaagcacCAGGCCATGAGGGAGGAAGCccagcaggagaaggaggaggagaagaatcTCCTCATGACG AAAATGAGTCAGGAGTTTGAGATCAAGCGTTTGTCGCTGGAGGAGCAGCGGGACCGTCTCCAGCAGCAACTGGACAACCTGAAGGAGGAGCTCTCGGCCAAACTCAACATGGCCAACCAGGAG GTGTCCCACTTCCAGGAGCTGGTGAGGGAGGGGCAGCAGAACCTGGGCTCGGCTCAGACGcagatcagctgtttgaagGAGACTCAGGAGAAACTCAGGGTAGAACTGGATGCGACCAGAGCCCGAGTCCGAGAGACCAGTAACCTGCTCACTGACCTACAG gaggAGATCGAGACTCAGAAACAGCAGCATGAGGCCCGAGTGATGTCCAtcagaacagaggagaaacagaagatGGACAAGATGGCAGACGACCTGGaccagagatggagggatgcaCTGcg GGAAGAGGTGCGTCTGCTAAAGGAGGAGCTGACCGAGGAGTACGAATCCGACAAGCAGGCGGCGGTGACTCAGCTCTCCCAGCAGAAAGAGCTGGAGATGATGGCGGCAAGAGAGGGCTGGCAGAGGAAGGTGGAGGACCTGCTGGAACAg ATCTCTCTATTGAAACAGTCCCTGGAGCTGCAGTTGTCTCAGTCGCAGTCGgctctccagcagctgcagtctcaGTTCAACCaggagagagagctgctgaGCCAACAACTCAAAG agatgCAGAGGGAGCATCAGAGGAGAGAGCATCGATTACAGGAGGCTCACTGCTGCGCCCTCAGCACCATGGAGGAGGCCCGGCAACACCAGATCAgg GCACTGGAGGAGCgtctgaagcaggagcagagggaggaggtcCACGCTCTGAAGGAGGCCCACAGGAGGACGTTTGACATCCTGAGACAGCAGTCCGACCAGGAGCTGCAGACGCTGCGATTTGAACTTGAGGACGAGGGGAAAGCCAAGCTGG CGTCTCTCCGCGCAGAGCTGAACCACCTCCACGCTACGGCCATCGAGCATGTAAAGCAGATTCACCTCAAAGAAAACAGCGTTGCCAAACGGGAGCTAGAGAAGGCCATGGAGCACAGCCACCAGCAG tcattttctctccatgtcttttttctccaggaACAAGAGCTCCTGGTCCGCATGTCAGACCTACAGTCGGAGGTGTGTTCCCGTAGCAACCGCATCACCGATCTGGACCACGAGATCCATTCTCTGAATGAGACCATCGACACTCTGACCAGAGAGCTGGAGCTGAAGGGCAAAGAGGTTCTGCGGGTCCGCAGCGAGGCGAACCATCAGATTAG GGCCCACGAACAAGACTTTGCAAAGAGACACGAGAGGGAGCTGGGGGAGCTGAGCATCCTccatcacagagaaacacaaatcatGCTGGCCGACTTCAACAAGGCCCAGGAGGTGCTGAAAGACAAGATTACTGCTCTGCAAATACT GTTGGAGGGGACGGAGGAGAAGCTGAGGAACAGAGAGAGTCGACCGGAGGACCTGCATCTCATAGCAGAGCTCAGAGAGATGGTCACCGAGAGAGAAGCTCTGGTTAAAAAGCTGGTG GATGATAAGAAGTTCTACCAGCTGGAGCTGGTCAACAGAGAGACGGGCTTCAACAAGGTGTTCAACTCCAGTGCCAACGTCGGTGTCATCAACCCACTAATCAAG CCTTCCTGA